One window of the Marmota flaviventris isolate mMarFla1 chromosome 2, mMarFla1.hap1, whole genome shotgun sequence genome contains the following:
- the LOC114079014 gene encoding chymase-like, translated as MHLLSLFLLLFLLCSSAEAGEIIGGTECKPHSRPYMAYLEIVTPRGHLISCGGFLIRRNFVLTAAHCAGRSITVMLGVHNKKEKEDTWQRLEVVKQFPHPKYDDVLLLHDIMLLKLEEKANLTLAVGTLPLPSQFNFIPPWRMCRATGWGRTNVEEPTSDSLQEVKLRLLDPQACKHFRSFKHNLQLCAGNPRKTNSVYKGDSGGPLLCAGIAQGIASYVNLNAKPPAVFTRISHYRPWINKILKEN; from the exons ATgcatcttctttctctctttctgctgcTCTTTCTCCTATGCTCCAGTGCTGAAGCCG GGGAGATCATCGGGGGCACAGAATGTAAGCCACACTCCCGCCCCTACATGGCCTATCTGGAAATTGTCACTCCTCGAGGTCACCTGATATCTTGTGGTGGCTTCCTGATAAGACGGAATTTTGTGCTGACAGCTGCTCACTGTGCAGGAAg ATCTATAACAGTTATGCTAGGTGTCCataacaaaaaagagaaagaagacacaTGGCAGAGGCTTGAGGTCGTAAAGCAATTCCCTCATCCAAAATATGATGACGTTTTGCTTCTCCATGACATCATGTTACTAAAG TTGGAGGAGAAAGCCAATCTGACCCTAGCCGTGGGGACGCTACCCCTCCCATCCCAATTCAACTTCATTCCACCTTGGAGAATGTGCCGGGCAACTGGCTGGGGAAGAACAAATGTGGAGGAACCTACGTCTGACAGTCTGCAGGAGGTGAAACTGAGACTCTTGGATCCCCAGGCCTGCAAACACTTCAGAAGCTTTAAACACAACCTCCAGCTGTGTGCAGGCAATCCCAGGAAGACAAATTCTGTATACAAG GGAGACTCTGGGGGCCCCCTTCTGTGTGCTGGGATAGCCCAGGGCATTGCATCCTATGTAAATCTGAATGCAAAGCCACCTGCTGTCTTCACCCGAATCTCCCATTACCGACCCTGGATCAACAAGATCTTGAAGGAGAATTAA